From Myxocyprinus asiaticus isolate MX2 ecotype Aquarium Trade chromosome 10, UBuf_Myxa_2, whole genome shotgun sequence, the proteins below share one genomic window:
- the LOC127446966 gene encoding collagen alpha-3(VI) chain-like: protein MAEDLDIDQDIVRVAVIQYSENALAHFLLNTYNSKKAVLYAINGLTAKGGRTLNTGAALQYVRDHVFTAASGSRHQLGVPQLLIVMTGGKSSDDVASPAEDLKHFGVLSIAIGIKNAVEADLRSIAFSPRFLFNLPVFGEILIIQPDILSFIKSKMGIEPPTIIGKNNHTCLASS from the coding sequence ATGGCAGAGGATCTTGACATCGACCAGGACATTGTACGAGTCGCTGTTATACAGTACAGTGAAAATGCTTTGGCACATTTCCTTCTTAATACTTACAATAGCAAGAAGGCTGTCCTTTATGCCATTAATGGCCTCACAGCAAAAGGTGGACGGACCCTGAATACTGGAGCAGCGCTGCAGTATGTCAGGGATCATGTTTTCACTGCTGCCTCTGGAAGTAGACATCAGCTAGGAGTCCCTCAGCTGTTGATTGTCATGACTGGTGGCAAGTCTAGTGATGATGTGGCAAGTCCTGCTGAAGATCTAAAACATTTTGGAGTTCTGTCCATTGCCATTGGAATAAAGAATGCAGTAGAGGCAGATCTCCGAAGCATAGCATTTTCACCTAGATTTCTATTTAATCTCCCAGTCTTTGGTGAAATTTTAATTATACAGCCTGATATTCTGTCATTTATCAAATCCAAAATGGGAATAGAACCCCCTACGATCATTGGTAAGAATAACCACACTTGCTTGGCAAGTTCTTGA